The following proteins are co-located in the Scomber scombrus chromosome 2, fScoSco1.1, whole genome shotgun sequence genome:
- the snrpb2 gene encoding U2 small nuclear ribonucleoprotein B'': MDIRPNHTIYINNINDKVKKEELKRSLYALFSQFGQVVEIVAMKTMKMRGQSFVVFKELAAATNALRQLQGFPFYNKPMRIQYAKTDSEVIAKVKGTYGDKEKKKKDKKKGLEPLTSLTKKPAAGSAVPVHSPAAQVPDNPPNYILFLNNLPEETNEMMLSMLFNQFPGFKEVRLVPGKHDISFVEFESDTQAGVAKDALQGFRITATCAMKITYAKK, translated from the exons ATGGACATCCGACCGAACCACACCATCTACATCAACAACATCAATGACAAAGTCAAGAAAGAAG AGTTGAAGCGTTCTCTCTACGCTCTCTTCTCTCAGTTCGGTCAGGTCGTTGAGATCGTGGCGATGAAGACGATGAAGATGAGGGGCCAGTCCTTCGTCGTGTTCAAAGAGCTCGCCGCCGCCACCAACGCGCTGAGGCAGCTGCAGGGTTTCCCCTTCTACAACAAGCCCATg AGGATACAGTACGCTAAGACCGACTCCGAGGTCATCGCCAAGGTGAAGGGAACGTACGGAgacaaggagaagaagaagaaggacaagAAGAAAGGTCTGGAGCCGCTGACGAGCCTGACCAAGAAGCCAGCAGCG ggaTCAGCTGTTCCTGTTCACTCACCTGCAGCTCAG gTTCCTGACAATCCTCCGAACTACATCCTGTTCCTCAACAACCTTCCAGAGGAGACCAACGAGATGATGCTCTCCATGTTGTTCAACCA GTTTCCCGGCTTCAAAGAGGTTCGGCTCGTTCCCGGCAAACACGACATTTCCTTCGTGGAGTTTGAGAGCGACACGCAGGCGGGCGTCGCTAAAGACGCTCTGCAAGGCTTCAGGATCACAGCGACCTGCGCCATGAAGATCACCTACGCCAAGAAGTAG